From one Solanum stenotomum isolate F172 chromosome 12, ASM1918654v1, whole genome shotgun sequence genomic stretch:
- the LOC125848646 gene encoding stress-induced protein KIN2-like: protein MNNSQNISYQAGQAKGQAQEKGNQIMEQASNAAQSAKETMQEAGQQMKATAQGAANAVKNATGMNK, encoded by the exons ATGAATAATTCTCAGAACATTAGTTACCAAGCTGGCCAGGCCAAGGGCCAAGCTCAA GAAAAGGGTAATCAAATAATGGAACAAGCTAGCAATGCTGCACAGTCTGCCAAGGAAACAATGCAAGAG GCGGGACAACAAATGAAGGCCACGGCACAAGGAGCAGCAAATGCAGTTAAAAATGCTACTGGCATgaacaaatga